The Streptomyces camelliae genome window below encodes:
- a CDS encoding DeoR/GlpR family DNA-binding transcription regulator, whose translation MFAAERRQLILEMVRANGAVSLRELARVVQTSEVTVRRDVRALEAEGLLDRRHGGAVLPGGFTRESGFPQKSHLATAEKTAIADLAAGFVEEGEAIVVGAGTTTQELARRLARVPGLTVVTNSLLVAQALAHANRVEVVMTGGTLRGSNYALVGSGAEQSLQGLRVSKAFLSGSGLTAERGLSTSNMLSASVDRALVQAAAEVVVLADHSKLGTDTMFQTVPTDLITRLVTDEPPAHDDRAGTELQALADQGVQIAVAGANGAPPGGEQAPARRASLPGPRRGVPGGGLRGVLGEQPAGTERGRVADLRRR comes from the coding sequence GTGTTCGCTGCTGAACGTCGCCAATTGATCCTCGAAATGGTGCGAGCGAACGGTGCCGTGTCGCTCCGTGAGCTCGCCCGCGTCGTCCAGACCTCCGAAGTGACCGTACGGCGGGACGTGCGGGCACTGGAGGCCGAAGGACTCCTCGACCGCCGGCATGGCGGTGCGGTACTGCCGGGCGGGTTCACGCGAGAGTCCGGCTTCCCGCAGAAGTCCCATCTCGCGACTGCCGAGAAGACGGCCATCGCCGACCTCGCGGCGGGATTCGTCGAAGAGGGCGAGGCCATCGTCGTCGGGGCGGGTACCACCACGCAGGAGCTGGCCCGTCGGCTCGCGCGGGTGCCCGGCCTGACGGTCGTCACCAACTCCCTGCTGGTCGCACAGGCGTTGGCCCATGCCAACCGGGTCGAGGTCGTGATGACCGGCGGCACCCTGCGCGGCTCCAACTACGCCCTCGTCGGCTCCGGCGCGGAGCAGTCCCTGCAGGGGCTGCGCGTGTCCAAGGCCTTCCTGTCCGGGAGCGGGCTCACCGCCGAGCGGGGGCTCTCCACGTCCAACATGCTCTCGGCGTCCGTCGACCGGGCGCTCGTGCAGGCCGCCGCGGAGGTCGTGGTCCTCGCCGACCACTCCAAGCTCGGCACGGACACGATGTTCCAGACCGTGCCGACGGATCTCATCACCCGGCTGGTCACCGACGAGCCTCCGGCCCATGACGACCGCGCCGGCACGGAGTTGCAGGCCCTTGCCGACCAAGGGGTGCAGATCGCTGTGGCCGGGGCGAACGGGGCCCCTCCGGGGGGTGAGCAGGCCCCGGCGCGGCGCGCGTCCCTGCCGGGGCCTAGGCGCGGGGTTCCTGGAGGCGGGTTGCGCGGGGTGCTGGGGGAGCAGCCGGCGGGGACGGAGCGGGGGCGCGTCGCTGATCTGCGGCGGCGTTGA
- a CDS encoding NAD(P)H-quinone dehydrogenase, with translation MEYVTRIVIIGGGPGGYEAALVAAQLGAEVTVVDCDGLGGASVLTDCVPSKTLIATAEVMTTFDSSYEELGIIVADDTPPLEQAARVVGVDLGKVNRRVKRLALAQSHDITASVTRAGARVMRGRGRLEGMQALDGSRKVVVTAADGTEETLTADAVLIATGGHPRELPDAQPDGERILNWTQVYDLTELPEELIVVGSGVTGAEFAGAYQALGSKVTLVSSRDRVLPGEDPDAAAVLEDVFRRRGMNVMARSRAQSAKRVGDRVEVTLADGRVISGSHCLMAVGAIPNSAGLGLEEAGVKVRESGHIWTDKVSRTTAPGVYAAGDVTGVFALASVAAMQGRIAMYHFLGDAVAPLNLKTVSSNVFTDPEIATVGYTQADVDAGKIDARVVKLPLLRNPRAKMQGIRDGFVKIFCRPGTGIVVGGVVVAPRASELIHPISIAVDNNLTVEQIANAFTVYPSLSGSIAEVARQLHTRKASAEA, from the coding sequence ATGGAGTACGTGACTCGGATCGTGATCATCGGTGGCGGACCCGGCGGATATGAAGCGGCGCTGGTGGCCGCTCAGCTCGGCGCGGAGGTGACCGTCGTCGACTGCGACGGTCTGGGCGGAGCGTCGGTGCTGACCGACTGCGTGCCGTCGAAGACCCTAATCGCTACGGCCGAGGTCATGACGACCTTCGACTCGTCGTACGAAGAGCTCGGCATCATCGTCGCCGACGACACCCCGCCGCTGGAGCAGGCGGCCCGGGTGGTCGGCGTGGACCTGGGGAAGGTCAACCGCCGGGTGAAGCGGCTGGCCCTCGCCCAATCGCACGACATCACCGCCTCCGTCACACGCGCCGGCGCCCGGGTCATGCGGGGGCGTGGCCGGCTGGAGGGCATGCAGGCCCTCGACGGGTCCCGGAAGGTCGTCGTCACCGCCGCCGACGGCACCGAGGAGACCCTCACCGCCGACGCCGTCCTCATCGCGACCGGTGGTCACCCCCGCGAGCTGCCCGACGCCCAGCCCGACGGCGAGCGCATCCTGAACTGGACCCAGGTCTACGACCTCACCGAGCTGCCCGAGGAGCTCATCGTGGTCGGCTCCGGTGTGACCGGCGCCGAGTTCGCCGGCGCGTATCAGGCGCTGGGATCCAAGGTCACGCTCGTCTCGTCCCGGGACCGCGTGCTGCCGGGTGAGGACCCGGATGCCGCCGCCGTCCTCGAAGACGTCTTCCGGCGCCGTGGCATGAACGTCATGGCCCGCTCCCGCGCCCAGTCCGCCAAGCGCGTCGGCGACCGGGTCGAGGTGACGCTGGCCGACGGCCGGGTCATCAGCGGCTCGCACTGCCTGATGGCGGTCGGCGCCATTCCGAACAGCGCCGGGCTGGGGCTGGAGGAGGCCGGCGTCAAGGTGCGCGAGTCCGGGCACATCTGGACCGACAAGGTCTCCAGGACCACCGCCCCCGGCGTCTACGCGGCCGGTGACGTGACCGGTGTCTTCGCGCTCGCGTCCGTCGCCGCCATGCAGGGACGCATCGCCATGTACCACTTCCTCGGCGACGCGGTGGCCCCGCTGAACCTGAAGACGGTCTCCTCCAACGTCTTCACCGACCCCGAGATCGCGACCGTCGGCTACACGCAGGCGGACGTGGACGCGGGCAAGATCGACGCGAGGGTCGTCAAGCTCCCGCTGCTGCGCAACCCGCGCGCCAAGATGCAGGGCATCCGCGACGGCTTCGTCAAGATCTTCTGCCGGCCGGGTACGGGCATCGTCGTCGGCGGCGTGGTCGTGGCGCCCCGCGCCTCGGAACTGATTCACCCCATCTCGATCGCCGTCGACAACAATCTGACGGTCGAACAGATCGCGAACGCGTTCACCGTGTACCCCTCCCTTTCGGGGTCGATCGCGGAGGTGGCCAGGCAGCTCCACACGCGCAAGGCGAGCGCGGAGGCCTGA
- a CDS encoding gamma-glutamylcyclotransferase, which translates to MSLYAAYAGNLDARLMSRRAPHSPLRATGWLNGWRLTFGGEQLGWEGALATLVEEPLAQVFVALYDIAPMDEESLDRWVGVGLGIYRRARVRVHTLDGEEPAWAYVLDGYEGGLPSARYLGEIADAAESAGAPHDYVMELRKRPC; encoded by the coding sequence ATGTCGCTCTATGCCGCGTACGCAGGCAACCTCGACGCCCGGCTGATGTCCCGCCGCGCCCCGCACTCCCCGCTGCGCGCCACGGGCTGGCTGAACGGCTGGCGGCTGACGTTCGGCGGTGAGCAACTGGGCTGGGAGGGCGCGCTGGCGACCCTCGTCGAGGAGCCGCTCGCGCAGGTCTTCGTCGCCCTGTACGACATCGCACCCATGGACGAGGAGTCGCTGGACCGGTGGGTGGGCGTGGGCCTCGGCATCTACCGGCGCGCACGCGTGCGCGTGCACACCCTGGACGGCGAGGAGCCGGCCTGGGCGTACGTCCTCGACGGCTACGAGGGCGGCCTCCCCTCGGCGCGCTATCTGGGCGAGATCGCGGACGCGGCGGAGTCGGCGGGCGCACCGCACGACTACGTGATGGAACTCCGCAAGCGCCCCTGCTGA
- a CDS encoding purine-nucleoside phosphorylase, whose protein sequence is MNASLLPDDIQGDPYAAADAAAARLRELTGAETHDVALVMGSGWAPAVDALGTPDAEFQVTELPGFPPPAVEGHGGKIRSYSFGDKRALVFLGRTHYYEGRGVAAVAHGVRTAVAAGCKTVVLTNGCGGLREGMRPGQPVLISDHINLTATSPIVGANFVDLTDLYSPRLRALCKEIDPTLEEGVYAQFPGPHYETPAEIRMARVIGADLVGMSTVLEAIAAREAGAEVLGISLVTNLAAGMTGEPLNHEEVLQAGRDSAARMGELLGRVLGKL, encoded by the coding sequence GTGAACGCATCTCTTCTTCCGGACGACATCCAGGGCGACCCGTACGCCGCCGCCGACGCCGCCGCCGCGCGCCTGCGCGAACTCACCGGCGCCGAGACCCACGACGTCGCCCTCGTGATGGGCTCCGGCTGGGCTCCGGCCGTCGACGCCCTGGGCACCCCCGACGCCGAGTTCCAGGTCACCGAGCTGCCCGGCTTCCCGCCGCCGGCCGTCGAGGGGCACGGCGGCAAGATCCGCTCGTACTCCTTCGGTGACAAGCGCGCCCTGGTCTTCCTGGGCCGCACGCACTACTACGAGGGCCGTGGCGTGGCGGCCGTCGCCCACGGCGTCCGTACCGCCGTGGCGGCCGGCTGCAAGACGGTGGTCCTCACCAACGGCTGCGGCGGCCTGCGCGAGGGCATGCGCCCCGGCCAGCCGGTCCTGATCAGCGACCACATCAACCTGACGGCGACCTCCCCGATCGTCGGCGCGAACTTCGTCGACCTGACGGACCTCTACTCCCCCCGCCTGCGCGCCCTGTGCAAGGAGATCGACCCGACGCTGGAGGAGGGCGTGTACGCCCAGTTCCCCGGCCCGCACTACGAGACCCCGGCCGAGATCCGCATGGCCCGCGTCATCGGCGCGGACCTGGTCGGCATGTCCACGGTCCTGGAGGCCATCGCCGCCCGCGAGGCCGGCGCCGAGGTCCTCGGCATCTCCCTGGTCACCAACCTGGCCGCCGGCATGACCGGCGAACCCCTCAACCACGAGGAGGTCCTCCAGGCGGGCCGCGACTCCGCCGCACGGATGGGGGAGCTCCTGGGACGGGTGCTGGGCAAGCTGTAA
- a CDS encoding phospho-sugar mutase, translated as MHDDLISKAKAWLAEDPDQETRDELAKLIDAGDVNELSARFSGTLQFGTAGLRGELGAGPMRMNRSVVIRAAAGLAAYLKAEGHTGGLVVIGYDARHKSADFARDTAAVMTGAGLRAAVLPRPLPTPVLAFAIPHLGAVAGVEVTASHNPPRDNGYKVYLGDGSQIVPPADAEIAAEIDAIASLNDVPRPESGWETLDESVLNAYLARTDAVLAPGSPRTARTVYTAMHGVGKDVLLAAFARAGFPEPVLVAEQADPDPDFPTVAFPNPEEPGAMDLAFARARATDPDLVIANDPDADRCAVAVKDGADWRMLRGDEVGALLAAHLVRRGATGVFAESIVSSSLLGRIAEKAGLPYEETLTGFKWIARVDGLRYGYEEALGYCVDPEGVRDKDGITAALLITELASRLKSENRTLLDLLDDLAVEHGLHATDQLSVRVQDLSLIADAMRRLREQPPTELAGLPITRSEDLTRGTEQLPPTDGLRYTLDGARVIVRPSGTEPKLKCYLEVVVPVAGHAGLPAAHARATELLAAIKRDLSAAAGI; from the coding sequence GTGCACGACGATCTCATCAGCAAGGCCAAGGCCTGGCTCGCCGAGGACCCCGACCAGGAGACCCGCGACGAACTGGCCAAGCTGATCGACGCCGGTGACGTGAACGAACTGTCGGCCCGGTTCTCCGGCACCCTCCAGTTCGGCACCGCCGGCCTGCGAGGCGAACTCGGCGCGGGCCCGATGCGCATGAACCGCAGCGTCGTCATCCGCGCCGCCGCCGGCCTCGCCGCGTACCTGAAGGCGGAGGGCCACACCGGCGGGCTGGTCGTCATCGGCTACGACGCCCGCCACAAGTCCGCCGACTTCGCCCGGGACACCGCCGCCGTGATGACCGGCGCCGGGCTGCGCGCGGCGGTCCTCCCCCGCCCCCTCCCCACCCCCGTCCTCGCCTTCGCCATACCGCATCTCGGCGCGGTCGCGGGCGTGGAGGTCACCGCCAGCCACAACCCGCCCCGGGACAACGGCTACAAGGTCTACCTCGGCGACGGCTCCCAGATCGTGCCGCCCGCCGACGCGGAGATCGCCGCCGAGATCGACGCGATCGCGAGCCTGAACGACGTACCGCGCCCGGAGTCCGGCTGGGAAACCCTGGACGAGTCGGTCCTGAACGCCTACCTGGCCCGTACGGACGCCGTACTGGCCCCCGGCTCCCCGCGCACCGCCCGCACGGTCTACACGGCGATGCACGGCGTCGGCAAGGACGTCCTGCTGGCCGCGTTCGCCCGGGCCGGCTTCCCGGAGCCGGTGCTGGTGGCCGAGCAGGCCGACCCCGACCCGGACTTCCCGACGGTCGCCTTCCCGAACCCGGAGGAGCCGGGCGCGATGGACCTGGCGTTCGCCCGGGCCCGCGCCACGGACCCGGACCTGGTCATCGCCAACGACCCCGACGCCGACCGCTGCGCGGTGGCCGTCAAGGACGGCGCCGACTGGCGGATGCTGCGCGGCGACGAGGTCGGCGCGCTGCTCGCCGCGCACCTGGTCCGCCGGGGCGCGACCGGCGTGTTCGCCGAGTCGATCGTCTCCTCCTCCCTCCTCGGCCGCATCGCCGAGAAGGCGGGCCTCCCTTACGAGGAGACCCTGACCGGCTTCAAGTGGATCGCCCGCGTGGACGGCCTGCGCTACGGCTACGAGGAGGCCCTCGGCTACTGCGTGGACCCCGAGGGCGTGCGCGACAAGGACGGCATCACGGCGGCGCTCCTGATCACGGAACTGGCTTCGCGGCTGAAGTCGGAGAACCGCACTCTCCTGGACCTCCTCGACGACCTCGCCGTGGAGCACGGCCTGCACGCCACGGACCAGCTCTCGGTCCGCGTCCAGGACCTGTCCCTGATCGCCGACGCCATGCGCCGCCTGCGCGAACAGCCGCCGACGGAGCTGGCCGGCCTGCCGATCACCCGGTCCGAGGACCTGACCCGGGGCACGGAGCAGCTGCCCCCCACGGACGGCCTGCGTTACACGCTGGACGGCGCCCGGGTGATCGTCCGCCCGAGCGGCACCGAGCCCAAGCTGAAGTGCTACCTGGAGGTCGTCGTACCGGTCGCCGGCCACGCCGGCCTCCCGGCCGCCCACGCCCGCGCGACGGAGCTCCTCGCCGCGATCAAGCGGGACCTGTCGGCGGCCGCCGGCATCTGA
- a CDS encoding PH domain-containing protein: MTTPDHQSPASPVAKDRIYRSPMALVGGVLLLAVMAWLGFDALFRGHGRTPWLALAGMILAVPLVVAFTLRPAVFAGEDRLRIRNPFRVISLPWGEIASLRSGYSNEVVVKAGGKYQLWALPVSLRARKKAQTRRARAAADAARGSRPGGHGLGGLGGLGTGSALSTGPTRAETDQAMDDLRELLERRGEAESAQGEISVRWAYEVLAPAVAGAVLLAILYVTG; encoded by the coding sequence ATGACGACCCCGGACCACCAGTCACCCGCGTCGCCCGTCGCGAAGGACCGGATCTACCGCTCGCCCATGGCGCTCGTGGGCGGCGTGCTGCTGCTCGCCGTCATGGCCTGGCTGGGCTTCGACGCCCTGTTCAGGGGACACGGTCGTACGCCGTGGCTGGCGCTCGCCGGGATGATCCTGGCCGTGCCGCTGGTGGTCGCCTTCACCCTGCGCCCGGCGGTCTTCGCCGGTGAGGACCGGCTGCGGATCCGCAACCCCTTCCGCGTGATCAGCCTGCCCTGGGGCGAGATCGCCTCGCTGCGCTCCGGCTACTCCAACGAGGTCGTCGTCAAGGCGGGCGGCAAGTACCAGCTGTGGGCCCTGCCGGTCTCGCTGCGGGCCCGCAAGAAGGCCCAGACGCGCAGGGCACGCGCGGCTGCGGACGCGGCCCGTGGCAGCCGCCCCGGGGGGCACGGCCTCGGCGGCCTGGGCGGCCTCGGCACCGGCTCCGCCCTCTCGACCGGCCCGACCCGCGCGGAGACCGACCAGGCCATGGACGACCTGCGCGAGCTGCTGGAGCGGCGCGGGGAAGCGGAGTCGGCGCAGGGAGAGATCAGCGTGCGCTGGGCGTACGAGGTGCTCGCACCGGCGGTGGCGGGTGCGGTGCTGCTGGCGATTCTGTACGTCACGGGGTGA
- the deoC gene encoding deoxyribose-phosphate aldolase, with protein sequence MPSTAPTAHALADVTASDSTLRRFLHGLPGVDAVGLEARAASLGTRSIKTTAKAYAIDLAISMVDLTTLEGADTPGKVRALGAKAVHPDPTDRTTPTTAAVCVYPDMVAVAKEAVAGSGVKVASVATAFPAGRAALDVKLADVHEAVAAGADEIDMVIDRGAFLAGKYLKVYDEIVAVKQACGDTARLKVIFETGELSTYDNIRRASWLGMLAGTDFIKTSTGKVAVNATPANTLLMLEAVRDFRAQTGVQVGVKPAGGIRTSKDAIKFLVLVNETAGEDWLDNHWFRFGASSLLNDLLMQRQKLATGRYSGPDYVTVD encoded by the coding sequence ATGCCCTCTACCGCACCCACAGCACACGCGCTCGCCGACGTCACCGCGTCCGACAGCACGCTGCGCCGCTTCCTGCACGGGCTGCCCGGCGTCGACGCGGTCGGCCTGGAGGCGCGGGCCGCGTCTCTCGGCACCCGTTCCATCAAGACCACCGCGAAGGCGTACGCCATCGACCTCGCCATCTCGATGGTCGATCTGACGACGCTGGAAGGCGCGGACACCCCGGGCAAGGTCCGGGCGCTCGGCGCCAAGGCGGTCCATCCCGACCCGACGGACCGGACGACCCCGACCACGGCGGCCGTCTGCGTCTATCCCGACATGGTGGCCGTCGCCAAGGAGGCCGTCGCCGGCTCGGGCGTCAAGGTCGCCTCCGTCGCCACCGCCTTCCCGGCCGGCCGTGCCGCCCTCGACGTGAAGCTGGCCGACGTCCACGAGGCCGTCGCCGCCGGCGCCGACGAGATCGACATGGTCATCGACCGGGGCGCGTTCCTCGCCGGCAAGTACCTGAAGGTGTACGACGAGATCGTCGCCGTGAAGCAGGCCTGCGGCGACACCGCCCGGCTGAAGGTCATCTTCGAGACCGGCGAGCTGTCCACGTACGACAACATCCGCCGCGCCTCCTGGCTCGGCATGCTCGCGGGCACCGACTTCATCAAGACCTCCACCGGCAAGGTCGCCGTCAACGCGACCCCCGCCAACACCCTCCTGATGCTGGAGGCCGTACGGGACTTCCGCGCCCAGACCGGCGTCCAGGTCGGCGTGAAGCCGGCCGGCGGCATCCGGACCAGCAAGGACGCGATCAAGTTCCTGGTCCTGGTCAACGAGACCGCGGGCGAGGACTGGCTGGACAACCACTGGTTCCGCTTCGGCGCCTCCTCGCTCCTGAACGACCTGCTGATGCAGCGTCAGAAGCTGGCCACCGGCCGCTACTCCGGCCCCGACTACGTGACGGTGGACTGA
- a CDS encoding aldehyde dehydrogenase family protein, whose protein sequence is MASAFEYAPAPESRSVVDIAPSYGLFIDGEFAEAADGKVFKTVSPSTEEVLSEVAQAGEADVDRAVKAARKAFEKWSALPGSERAKYLFRIARIIQERSRELAVLETLDNGKPIKETRDADLPLVAAHFFYYAGWADKLDHAGFGANPRPLGVAGQVIPWNFPLLMLAWKIAPALATGNTVVLKPAETTPLSALFFADICRQAGLPKGVVNILPGYGDAGAALVAHPDVNKVAFTGSTAVGKEIARTVAGTRKKLTLELGGKGANIVFDDAPIDQAVEGIVTGIFFNQGQVCCAGSRLLVQESIQDELLDALKRRLSTLRLGDPLDKNTDIGAINSAEQLARITALAEQGEAEGAERWSPACELPESGYWFAPTLFTNVTQAHTIARDEIFGPVLSVLSFRTPDEAVAKANNTQYGLSAGIWTEKGSRILAVASKLRAGVIWSNTFNKFDPTSPFGGYKESGFGREGGRHGLEAYLDV, encoded by the coding sequence ATGGCATCCGCATTCGAGTACGCACCCGCGCCCGAGTCCCGCTCGGTCGTCGACATCGCCCCCTCCTACGGCCTGTTCATCGACGGCGAGTTCGCGGAGGCCGCCGACGGCAAGGTCTTCAAGACCGTCAGCCCGTCGACCGAAGAGGTCCTCTCCGAGGTCGCCCAGGCCGGTGAGGCGGACGTGGACCGCGCCGTCAAGGCCGCCCGCAAGGCGTTCGAGAAGTGGTCCGCGCTGCCGGGCTCCGAGCGTGCCAAGTACCTGTTCCGCATCGCCCGGATCATCCAGGAGCGCAGCCGTGAGCTGGCCGTCCTGGAGACGCTGGACAACGGCAAGCCGATCAAGGAGACCCGGGACGCCGACCTGCCCCTGGTGGCGGCCCACTTCTTCTACTACGCGGGCTGGGCCGACAAGCTCGACCACGCCGGCTTCGGCGCGAACCCGCGGCCGCTGGGCGTGGCGGGCCAGGTCATCCCCTGGAACTTCCCCCTCCTGATGCTGGCGTGGAAGATCGCCCCGGCGCTGGCGACGGGCAACACGGTCGTCCTGAAGCCGGCCGAGACGACCCCCCTGTCGGCGTTGTTCTTCGCGGACATCTGCCGCCAGGCGGGCCTGCCCAAGGGGGTCGTCAACATCCTTCCGGGTTACGGCGACGCGGGCGCGGCCCTCGTGGCGCACCCGGACGTGAACAAGGTCGCCTTCACCGGCTCCACGGCCGTCGGCAAGGAGATCGCCCGCACGGTCGCGGGCACGCGGAAGAAGCTCACCCTCGAACTGGGCGGCAAGGGCGCCAACATCGTCTTCGACGACGCCCCCATCGACCAGGCCGTCGAGGGCATCGTCACCGGCATCTTCTTCAACCAGGGCCAGGTCTGCTGCGCGGGCAGCCGTCTGCTGGTCCAGGAGTCGATCCAGGACGAGCTGCTCGACGCTCTGAAGCGCAGGCTCTCCACCCTCCGTCTCGGCGACCCGCTGGACAAGAACACCGACATCGGCGCGATCAACTCCGCCGAGCAGCTGGCCCGGATCACCGCACTGGCCGAGCAGGGCGAGGCGGAGGGCGCCGAGCGCTGGTCCCCTGCGTGCGAACTTCCGGAGAGCGGCTACTGGTTCGCCCCGACGCTCTTCACGAACGTCACCCAGGCGCACACCATCGCCCGCGACGAGATCTTCGGCCCGGTGCTGTCCGTCCTCTCCTTCCGCACCCCGGACGAGGCGGTCGCCAAGGCGAACAACACGCAGTACGGCCTGTCCGCGGGCATCTGGACCGAGAAGGGCTCACGGATCCTGGCGGTGGCGAGCAAGCTCCGCGCGGGTGTGATCTGGTCCAACACGTTCAACAAGTTCGACCCGACCTCGCCGTTCGGCGGTTACAAGGAGTCGGGCTTCGGCCGCGAGGGCGGCCGCCACGGCCTGGAGGCGTACCTCGATGTCTGA
- a CDS encoding aldehyde dehydrogenase family protein — MSDRLSVFKTYKLYVGGKFPRSESGRVYEVTDSKGNWLANAPQSSRKDARDAVVAARKAFGGWSGATAYNRGQVLYRVAEMLEGRKDQFVREVADAEGLSKSKAAAVVDATIDRWVWYAGWTDKIAQVIGGANPVAGPFFNLSSPEPTGVVAVVAPQESSFLGLVSVVAPVIATGNTAVVIASEESPLPALSLGEVLATSDVPGGVVNVLSGRTAELAAPLAAHQDVNAIDLAGADEALAKELEVAAADNLKRVLRPQAVDYFETPGIERMTAFLETKTVWHPTGSLGASGSSY; from the coding sequence ATGTCTGACCGTTTGAGCGTCTTCAAGACCTACAAGCTGTACGTCGGCGGGAAGTTCCCGCGTTCCGAGAGCGGCCGGGTGTACGAGGTGACGGACTCCAAGGGCAACTGGCTGGCCAACGCTCCGCAGTCCTCCCGCAAGGACGCCCGGGACGCGGTCGTGGCCGCGCGCAAGGCGTTCGGCGGCTGGTCCGGCGCGACCGCCTACAACCGGGGCCAGGTCCTCTACCGCGTCGCGGAGATGCTGGAGGGCCGCAAGGACCAGTTCGTGCGCGAGGTCGCCGACGCCGAGGGTCTGTCCAAGTCGAAGGCGGCGGCGGTCGTGGACGCGACCATCGACCGCTGGGTCTGGTACGCCGGCTGGACCGACAAGATCGCCCAGGTGATCGGCGGCGCCAACCCGGTCGCGGGTCCGTTCTTCAACCTCTCCTCGCCGGAGCCGACGGGTGTGGTGGCTGTCGTGGCCCCGCAGGAGTCGTCGTTCCTGGGCCTGGTCTCGGTTGTCGCCCCGGTGATCGCCACCGGCAACACGGCGGTCGTGATCGCGAGCGAGGAGTCCCCGCTCCCCGCCCTCTCCCTGGGAGAGGTCCTGGCCACCTCCGACGTCCCCGGCGGTGTCGTCAACGTCCTGTCCGGCCGTACGGCGGAGCTCGCCGCCCCGCTGGCCGCACACCAGGACGTCAACGCCATCGACCTCGCGGGCGCGGACGAGGCGCTCGCGAAGGAGCTGGAGGTCGCCGCGGCCGACAATCTCAAGCGCGTTCTGCGTCCACAGGCTGTGGATTACTTCGAGACGCCCGGGATCGAGCGGATGACGGCGTTCCTGGAGACGAAGACCGTGTGGCATCCGACGGGGTCGTTGGGCGCGTCCGGGTCGTCGTACTGA
- a CDS encoding uridine kinase family protein, whose product MSLHPPSPARVVLLCGPSGSGKSLVAARSGLPVLRLDDFYKEGDDPTLPLVAGSSDIDWDHPESWDADVAIEAIARLCATGSTPVPVYDIALSARTGEDTLDIGRTPLFIAEGIFAAEIVERVRERGLLADALCLSRGPLTTFRRRFTRDLKEGRKSVPFLLRRGWRLMRAERSIVARQVALGAHACDRDEALGRLATAATGQARQQTPA is encoded by the coding sequence GTGAGCCTTCATCCTCCGTCCCCCGCCCGTGTCGTGCTGCTGTGCGGTCCCTCGGGTTCGGGCAAGTCACTCGTCGCCGCCCGTTCCGGGCTTCCCGTGCTGCGCCTCGACGACTTCTACAAGGAGGGTGACGACCCGACCCTGCCGCTGGTGGCGGGCAGTTCGGACATCGACTGGGACCATCCGGAGTCGTGGGACGCGGACGTCGCGATCGAGGCCATAGCCCGGCTGTGCGCCACGGGCTCGACGCCGGTGCCGGTGTACGACATCGCGCTGAGCGCCCGTACCGGCGAGGACACGCTCGACATCGGCCGTACCCCGCTGTTCATCGCCGAGGGCATCTTCGCGGCGGAGATCGTCGAGCGCGTCCGCGAACGGGGCCTGCTCGCGGACGCGCTGTGCCTGAGCCGTGGCCCGCTCACCACCTTCCGGCGCCGCTTCACGCGGGACCTGAAGGAGGGCCGCAAGTCGGTGCCGTTCCTGCTGCGCCGCGGCTGGCGGCTGATGCGGGCGGAGCGGTCGATCGTCGCCCGCCAGGTCGCGCTGGGTGCGCATGCGTGCGATCGCGACGAGGCACTGGGCCGGCTCGCGACAGCGGCGACGGGGCAGGCGCGGCAGCAGACCCCGGCCTGA
- a CDS encoding SigE family RNA polymerase sigma factor encodes MNTLHSISTSAVVTRLHDVHMHRSGSEKSGAVSGRGCARGTGRQHPAYMSVVDAHTPDGVTGPAAAAAVGAVGGAAYGEDSGERRRSLTEAEFTAYVQERRASLYATAYHLTGDRFEAEDLLQSALFSTYKAWDRISDKAAVGGYLRRTMTNLHISAWRRRKLNEYPTEELPETPSDTDAMRGTELRAVLWQALARLPELQRTMLVLRYYEGRTDPEIAEILDISVGTVKSSIWRSLRRLREDEVLSFGRDEENAFGELVA; translated from the coding sequence ATGAACACGCTGCACAGCATCAGCACCAGCGCAGTGGTCACGCGTCTGCACGACGTGCACATGCACCGGTCCGGTTCCGAGAAGTCCGGTGCCGTGAGCGGGCGGGGGTGCGCTCGCGGTACCGGGCGTCAGCACCCGGCGTACATGTCGGTGGTCGACGCACATACGCCGGACGGCGTCACGGGGCCCGCGGCGGCAGCCGCCGTGGGCGCTGTCGGGGGAGCTGCGTACGGGGAGGACTCGGGGGAGCGGCGTCGCTCGCTGACGGAGGCGGAGTTCACCGCCTACGTCCAGGAGCGCCGCGCCTCCCTGTACGCCACCGCCTACCACCTGACCGGCGACCGCTTCGAGGCCGAGGACCTGCTGCAGAGCGCGCTGTTCTCGACGTACAAGGCGTGGGACAGGATCAGCGACAAGGCGGCCGTCGGCGGCTACCTGCGCCGCACCATGACCAACCTGCACATCAGCGCCTGGCGGCGCCGCAAGCTCAACGAGTACCCGACCGAGGAACTGCCGGAGACGCCCTCCGACACGGACGCGATGCGCGGCACCGAACTGCGCGCGGTCCTGTGGCAGGCGCTGGCCCGGCTCCCCGAACTCCAGCGCACCATGCTGGTCCTGCGCTACTACGAGGGCCGCACGGACCCGGAGATCGCGGAGATCCTCGACATCAGCGTCGGCACGGTCAAGTCCAGCATCTGGCGCTCGCTGCGCCGGCTGCGCGAGGACGAGGTCCTCAGCTTCGGCCGTGACGAGGAGAACGCCTTCGGCGAGCTCGTCGCCTGA